The following nucleotide sequence is from Nitrospira sp..
CGCTGTGAGGAGGAGAGCCAGCAGGCCGAAATAGTATTCGGGATGAGTTTCCTTCCAGTCTTGGAAGTTCTTACTACAGAAGATGGTAGCTAGCTCCTCGTCTGTGAATGGAACCACCTTCCTAGCCTGTGACCGTACCACGCTCTTTGCGATCCTCAGCCCTTGTGCCGGATTGCGATGGTCTTCAGCCAAGAAGCCTTGAGCCTGAGCCCATGTAAGGCAGTGCTCAAGGCTATGCAGGTACTTATTCACGCTTGCGGCTCCTAGCTCCATCTCGCCGACCATCTCTTCCTTGTAGGCTCTACAATCGGCCTTCGTGATGTCCCCTACCGGCTTATCTCCTCCCATTACTTTTATGAACCGTTGGAACCCCGCTCGAATCTGGCTCTGTGTACGTGTCTGACGGTTGGAAAATTCCTTCATGTAGGCGTCCACGACAACGGAGAAAGGCTTAGAGACTATGAGCGGTCTTGCTTCGGTGTAAGGGCGCTTTGACTCTTCCCGGTACTCCCCATCCATTCGCCTGATTTCTTCGCGGTACAGTTCCACCCGCCCCTTCAACAGCTCATGACACAGCCGCCCAAACTCCGGCGAACCTGGTTCGATTGGCAGGCTATGACGTGTAACGAGTTCCAAGGCGAGGTCTTTCACTTTCCATTGTTGATTCATCAACCGCGCTTCGTCCGCCTCTTCCAGCAAATCCCCATAGGTGTCCTTGTACCCTTCGGCCTCCTCAAGCTCATTCGTACCGCTCTCAGCCTTAGCCTGTTCTGTCCGCTCAAGCTCTGAGTGAATCCATTGCGCGACAAGGGCTTTGATTTGATCGGGACGCATAGCAGCTCCGTAGCGTTGAAGATGAAGGAAGAGACGACGGCCTTGGCTCTCGAAGGTGCAGGCCCTTAGTTTGGCCTTCGTGCGGTCTGTTGTTCTGAGCGATTTCCAGAACTCTACACGACCCTGAAGCAACGACCAAAGGTTTTTAGGGACAGTGAGGCGGATGTAATAGGACTTGCGGGAGTTGTGGAACCACACGCGCCGACCTCATAGACCGTAGACATAAACCGTAGCGAGCTACAGTCGGCCCTGTGAAATCGACACAGCGAAACGCTGAAACGCTAGTCTGGGAGCGGTATTTGTGAGGTAATTGGTGTCCCCAACGGGATTTGAACCCGTGTTACTGCCTTGAAAGGGCAATGTCCTAGGCCAGGCTAGACGATGGGGACGAAGAGAGACTCGTATTAGCGGAACGATTCATACCACACTTGCTTGAGATGTGTCACTAGCCCCCTGCAAGATCTCCCGTCTCTCATGCGATGAGGTGTGCGCGAATCGGCAAGGCCGATTGACGCCCCACCCTCAGCCGAAGTACTCTGCCTTTATGGAGCATTCCCGACACACCCAAGCCGGTCAGCCACTTGGTTCCCTCTCCCCGCATGAGTCGTCCCCTCAGAACCGCAGCCTTCTCTCTGCGGATGATCTCTATCTCTTTAACGAGGGCACTCATTTTCACTTGTATGACAAACTCGGGGCGCACCCGACAACGATCGAAGGTGTCGAGGGGACCTATTTCGCGGTCTGGGCGCCCGAAGCGGAACAGGTGTCGGTGTTCGGAACGTTCAATCATTGGGA
It contains:
- a CDS encoding site-specific integrase, which encodes MWFHNSRKSYYIRLTVPKNLWSLLQGRVEFWKSLRTTDRTKAKLRACTFESQGRRLFLHLQRYGAAMRPDQIKALVAQWIHSELERTEQAKAESGTNELEEAEGYKDTYGDLLEEADEARLMNQQWKVKDLALELVTRHSLPIEPGSPEFGRLCHELLKGRVELYREEIRRMDGEYREESKRPYTEARPLIVSKPFSVVVDAYMKEFSNRQTRTQSQIRAGFQRFIKVMGGDKPVGDITKADCRAYKEEMVGEMELGAASVNKYLHSLEHCLTWAQAQGFLAEDHRNPAQGLRIAKSVVRSQARKVVPFTDEELATIFCSKNFQDWKETHPEYYFGLLALLLTAARREEVYQLDKADVKKDPKTGLWCFHFIDGGEEDKEKTVKNVGSRRVVPLPDLLLQLGFLRYAESIDHKRIFPQLKHKGNGYGDVPGKAWARLVKRLKIGGKGKVLHSLRHGGITKLAEHGVPDAHATALTGHTGGRTDVHFKDYTHTGAFSLEKLKNSMDVLGEAYRGMLKRLV